The genomic DNA CAGTGGACGGCGCCGGCATTGGTGGGGTTGGTGCTGGTGATGCTGGGGAACGTACTGGTGTTTCGCAAGCCCCGGCCAGTGGCAGCGAAAGTCGCGCTGGGTGCTCGCTGAGACACAACGTCTAGCGAACCCCCGTGGCGAGGGAGCAAGCTCCCTCCCCACGGCGTATTTCTCGTGGTATCTGCGGGTTATTTCCAGGCTTGCGGGTTGACCAGGTTCTGCGGTCGCTCGCCCAACAAGGCACTGCGCAAGTTATCCACAGCAAGATTGGCCATGGCCTCACGGGTTTCGTGGGTGGCGGAACCGATATGGGGCAGTGTGACGGCGTTTTTCAGCTGGAACAGCGGCGATTCGGCCAGTGGCTCTTTCTCGTAGACATCCAGCCCGGCACCGCGGATGCGGTTGTTTTGCAGGGCTTCGATCAGCGCTGGTTCGTCTACCACAGGGCCACGGGAAATGTTGACCAGGATGGCGCTTGACTTCATCAGGCCCAGTTCACGTTGACCGATCAGGTGGCGGGTTTTCTCGCTCAACGGCACAACGAGGCAGACGAAGTCGGCTTCGGCCAGCAACTGGTCCAATTCTCGGAATTGTGCGCCCAACTGGTTTTCCAGCTCGGTCTTGCGGCTGTTGCCGCTGTAGAGGATCGGCATGTTGAACCCCAGCCGGCCACGTCGGGCAATGGCTGCGCCGATGTTGCCCATGCCGACGATGCCCAGGGTCTTGCCATGCACGTCGCTGCCGAACAACTGCGGGCCAACCGTCGCTTGCCATTGCCCGGCCTTGGTCCAGGCGTCCAGCTCGGCCACGCGCCGGGCGCTGCTCATCAGCAGGGCGAAGGCCAGGTCGGCGGTGCTTTCGGTGAGTACGTCCGGGGTGTTGGTGAGCATGATCCCGCGTTCATTGAAGTAGGCTAGGTCATAGTTGTCGTAGCCCACCGACACGCTGGAGACCACTTGCAGGTTCGTGGCGTTCTGCAGTTGTTCGCGGCCGAGCTTGCGACCGACACCGATCAGCCCGTGGACGTGGGGCAAGGCTTCGTTGAACTGCGCGTTGATGTCGCCGTTCGACGGGTTGGGCACGATCACGTCGAAGTCCTGGCGCAAGCGTTCGATCATGGGCGGCGTGATACGGCTGAAGGCAAGTACGGTTTTTTTCATCGTGCAAGGCTCATCTGCAGGGAATACCAAGCACGCTAACATTCCTGGCGCGGGTTAGGCGAGAGGGGAGAGTGTAATCGCAGCGCCGCCAGTCTCCTGTGGGAGCGAGCTTGCTCGCGATAGCGGTATGCCAATCAATTGAGAGTGACAGGGCTGGCGCCATCGCGAGCAAGCTCGCTCCCACAGGGGGATCTTTACAAGCTCAGGCGGCCCGCAAGGAAATGAAAGCGTAGTTGACCGGCGCTTCGCTGACAACGCTTGCTCCACTGGCCGTTACTTGGCTGGCAATGTCATCACCGGACAGATGGAACTGCCATTCACCCGCCTCTTGGTCCACCGGCTGCGAGCGAGCCTGATCGATAGCGGCGGCAAACGCAGCCATGTTCGGCAGGTAGGCCGTGAATCCGTCGCCCTTCAACGCTGTCGTGTGGATGCCCAGGGACACGCAAATGCGTTCCTTGATGGCGATTTCCTCACGATCGGCCTGGCGTGAACGCTCGATCAGCCGGGCCAGGTCCTGGTCCACCAGTTCACCGCCGACGATCAACTGCGGCCCCGTTTCCCATGACTCCGGGGGACAATCCTTGGCGGCGGTATTGAGCGGGATGTGGGGGTTGATTTCCATGGGGTAGATGCGGCAGACCAAGGGCCTGCGCTCGTAGATGCGGCACAGGTTGTCAGCGTCCAGATTATGGCAAGGGCCGGGGTTATAAGCGGCGAAGGTGATCGCCACGAGGGCCTCGCAATTGCCGCTACGGACCACCGCCGAACGGCGTTCGGCGTGTTCGCGTTGCGCCACCGGCAGACCGAGACCATTGGCCAGGAAGGCCTCGACCAGGACAATCACCTGGCCGTCGTCATTCGCCCACATCCTGGCTTCGTCGAGCGTCAGGGGAACGTGATGACCCGTGCAGCATTTACCGCACCCTACGCAGGAAAACGTTGTGTTCATTGATCGACCGAAGGCAATAGGCTGAAAGCGGCGACAGAAAAACGCCGCGATAAGCCGTGCGAAGCAAGTTATGCGCCATTCATCGAGGGGCGTCGGTCGGACGGATCGAGTCCCATTCGGTCACGAAGGCGGTCCTGGTTTTCTTGCGGTAGAGGCATAGCTCGGTGCCCGTCGCTCCCTTCATGTGTTTCTGCGGGTACTGGCCTTGCAGCAACAAAGCGGTGTAGCCCACCCGGTCGTCGAATTGCGCGGCGGTGCCGACGGGTTTGGGATCTTTCAGGCCGCTGGCCTTGAGGCAACTGGCGAGCACTTTTTTGTCGTAGGCGGCCCAGGCGTCGGGGCTGGAAGCCTGGGCCTGAAAGGCCATGGCGGCAGTGAGGCCGAGGAGGATCAGCGTAGGGGTTTTCATCAACAATGTCCTTGTTCAGGGGAATCAGGGCAGGAGTATGCCTGAGGTCAGGACAGTGTTCAGAGGCCGCGAAGATCGCAGCCTCGTTGAGCTTGGCCCGCATCGACGCGGATAGAGTTCAGCGACCTTGTTCAGCGACGGCCTTGGCCGCTGTGATCAGGCACTTGGTCAATTCGGGCGACGAGAACTTGGTGAGCACCCCGTTGGCGCCCGCCAGTCGCGCTTTCTCACTGTTCATGGCGCTGTCGAGGGAAGTGTGCAGCAACACGTAGAGGTGAGCGAAGTCCGGCGTTTCGCGCAGGGTCCGGGTGAGGGCGTAGCCGTCCATTTCCGACATTTCGATATCGGAAACGATCAGGTTGATCTCCTGCGCAGTACCTTGCAGCTCCAGCAGGCAATCGATGGCTTCCTTGGCGCTGCGGGCGGTGTGGCATTGCAGGCCCAGGTTACGCAGGGTGTGCACCGATTGCTGCAATGCCACCTGGCTGTCATCGACCACCAGGATCCGGGCGTTGCCCAGGACTTCGGCATCTTCCATGCTCAGTTCGGTCGGTGCGGTTTCGATCTGCGCCGGTGCGATGCCATGGATGACCTTTTCGATATCCAATACCTGCACCAGCGTGCCGTCCACCGAGGTCACGCCGGTGATGAACGCGCGCACACCGCCGGAACCGTAGGGCGGCGGTTTGATGTCGGTGGTCAGGCAATGCACGATCTTGCTCACCGCCTGTACATGCAGACCCTGTTTGGAGCGGCTCACGTCGGTGACGATCAGGCAGCCGCCGTCCGGGTCTTCCAGCGGCCGCTCGCCAATGGCGCGGCTCAGGTCGATCACCGACAACGATGTTCCGCGCAGGGTGGCGATGCCTTTGACGTGTGGATGGGACTCCGGCAGCTTGGTCAGCGGTGGGCAGGGAATGATTTCACTGACCTTGAGCAGGTTGATCGCCATCAGCTTGCCGCTGCGCAAGGTAAACAGCAGAAGCGAAAGTGAATCTGCGCGGGCTTTGTTGGAAGACATAAAAACCTTCTGTGGAAAAAGGTGGGGCGAGCAAAGAGATCGCCAGAACAGCTTGTGATATCGGGTTATCGACTTGTCGGGGGCAGGCTTTAGGGCGAAAGCCATCGGCGACCCAAATCACTCGATCAACCTCCTTTGAATGTGCGAACCGTGGCGAGGGGATTTATCTGTGGCGAGGGGATTTATCCCCGTTGGGTTGCGTAGCAACCCCAGAGCGGTCGAGCGCGTTCGGTCTGATACTCGCAGGCGAAAGGTTTCAGGACTGCTGCGCAGCCCAGCGGGGATAAATCCCCTCGCCACAGGTTTCTATTTCAGCCCCAACCTGCGGGCCATCCGCCCCAGGTTCGCCCGGTCCAGACCCAGCTCCCGGGCGGCGCTGGCCCAGTTGTGCTGGTGACGTTCCAGGCAGGCGGCGATCAAATTGCGTTGGAATTGGTCCACCGCTTCGCGCAAGTCCCCCGTCACGCCGGACAGGGCCGGTGCCGGGCCGGTGGACGATGGTGCAGGGTTATCCACAGGCGCCTGGGGCAAATCCAGGTCCTGGGCGCTGAGGCTGAGGATTTTCGGGCGCGTCGGGCACCGGCCCAAGGCCTTCAGGGCACTGCGACCGATCAGGTGTTCCAGTTCGCGTACGTTGCCCGGCCAGTCGTAGGCCAGCAATGCGGCCTGGGCGTCGCTGGTCAGGCGCAGGCTGCCCAGGCCCATGCGCGAACGATTCTGTTCCAGGAAGAAGCCGCTGAGCAGCAACACGTCCCGTCCACGCTCGCGCAGCGCCGGCACCTGCAACGGGTACACACTCAGGCGATGGTAGAAGTCGGCCCGATAATGGCCGTTGCGCACTTCGTCGGCGAGGTCGCGATTGGTGGCCGCGATCAGGCGCACATCGACCCGATGCTCCTTGTCCGAACCCAGGCGCTGCAGTTGGCCGCTTTGCAACACCCGCAGCAACTTGGCCTGGACGGTCAGGGACAACTCACCCACCTCGTCGAGGAACAAGGTGCCGCCGTCGGCCAGTTCGAACTTGCCGCGCCGGTCGTTCGTGGCCCCGGTGAAGGCGCCTCGTACATGGCCGAAGAGTTCGCTTTCCACCAGCGTATCCGGCAGGGCGGCGCAGTTGAGGCTGATGAGCGGTTGCCCGACGCGTTTCGACGCGGCATGGATGGCCTGGGCAACCAGCTCCTTGCCCACGCCGGTTTCGCCGGTAATCAATACCGTCAGGTCGCTGCCGCCCACCAGCGTGATCTCTTCCACCAGGCGCTTGTGGGCCTTGCTCTGGCCAACCATGTCGCGGTGTTGCTGGCCGCTGGCTTGGCGATAGACCTCGGCGCGGCGGTGTTCGTCCTCGGCCTTCAAGGCCAGGCGCTCGATGCGTTCGGCGGCGCTGACCGTGGCGGCAGCAAGGCTGGCGAAGGCTTGCAGGGCGCTCAGGTCGATGGGCTCGAAGCGCTCCGGATCCAGAGAGTCCAGGGTTAGCAGGCCCCAGGGGCGCTCGTCGACGAACAGCGGGCAGCCCATGCAGTCGTGGACTTCCAGGTGCTCGGCCAGCCCCTCGACCAGCCCGTCGTACGGATCGGGCAGTCCGCTGTCGGCGGCGAAGCGGGTGGGCTGCGGGTTGGCCAGCAGCGCTTCGAAGCGTGGGTGCTCGCTGACGCGGAATCTCCGGCCCAGTGTATCGGTGCTCAAGCCATCCACGGCGAGCGGCACCAGGCAGTCGCCGTCCAGGCGCAACAACGCCGCCGCATCGCAAGGCAGCAGGGCGCGCAAAGTGCCGAGCAGGCGTCGATAACGTTCGCCCTCAGGCAGTTCACGGGACAAGTCGGCCACCAGCGGCAGCAGCGAGGTGAGCAGGGCAGTTGCGGTCATAATGACTCCATGTAGTCATAGCGACTATAAAACGGGTCGTGTCGATATGACTACATTGTTTTTAACTTGCTGATATTAAAGATAAAAATTTATGGCACGGAAACTGATATGAATTACACAACTGTTATCGGTCATACGTCAGGAGTCACCTTATGCTCAGTCGAGAAGAACGCGCCATCATTCGCTCCACCGTGCCCCTGCTTGAAAGCGGCGGTGAAGCGCTGATCACTCACTTCTACCGCATGATGCTGTCCGAATACCCGCAAGTGCGCCCGCTGTTCAACCAGGCCCACCAGGCCAGTGGCGATCAACCCCGTGCGCTGGCCAACGGTGTGTTGATGTATGCGCGACACATTGACCAACTCGACCAATTGGGCGACCTGGTGGCGAAAATCGTCAACAAGCACGTTGCCTTGCAGATCCTGCCGGAACATTACCCGATTGTCGGTGCGTGCCTGCTGCGGGCGATCGCCGAGGTGTTGGGTGCCGAGATCGCCACGCCCGAAGTGATCGCGGCGTGGGGCGCTGCCTACAACCAATTGGCCGATATCCTGATCGGTGCCGAAGCCGGCATGTACGACAAGAAAGCCGAGGCGCCGGGCGGCTGGCGTGGCGAGCGTGAGTTCATCCTGGCGGCCAAGGTCCAGGAAAGCTCGGAGATCACCTCGTTCTATTTCGAACCGGCGGACAAGGGCTCGATCCTGGTGGCCGAGCCGGGCCAGTACATCGGCATGAAGCTCATCCTCGATGGCGAGGAAGTGCGCCGTAACTATTCGCTGTCGGCCCTGGCGGACAATGGCCAGTACCGGATCAGCGTCAAGCGTGAGCCGGGCGGGCGGGTGTCGAATCACCTGCATCATCATTTCGAGGTTGGCAGCCGCATCCAGTTGTTCCCGCCGTCCGGGGACTTCTACCTGACCGCCAGCGACAAGCCCCTGGTGCTGATCAGCGGCGGCGTCGGCATCACCCCGACCCTGGCCATGTTGCAGGCGGCGCTGCAAACCGAGCGTCCGGTGCATTTCATTCACTGCGCACGCAACGGCCGCGCCCATGCCTTCCGCGACTGGATCGACGATCTGGCCAAGCGGCATCCGCAACTCAAGCGCTTCTACTGCTACGACGAAGACGACGGCTTGAGCCCGGCGGCGGACAAGGTGGGGCTGTTGAGCCAGGAGCAGTTGGCGCAATGGCTGCCGGAGCAGCGTGACCTGGATGCCTATTTCCTTGGGCCGAAGGGTTTCATGGGCGCCGTCAAGCGCCACCTCAAGGCCCTGGGCGTGCCGGACCGGCAGAGCCGCTACGAATTCTTCGGCCCGGCGGCGGCGCTGGAGTAAGGTCGCGGCAAACCGGAAGACCCGGTTGCCTTCATCGCGAGCAGGCTTGCTCCCACAAGGGATTGGCGGTGGACACAACTCCTGTGAACACCACAAAAAAACTGTGGGAGCGAGCTTGCTCGCGATAGCGGCGGCAGGTCCGCCCCTGTCCAACGGACCCGCATTAATCCGCAGTTAACCTTCTTGCGGTCTATTCCCCTCCAATGTCGACGTCCTCTGCTCGTTCACTGTCATGGTCAGCGTGTAGACTTCGGTACATCCGATCGCGCGCCGGGTGTCGCGAGGCTGCGCGTCGATCCATGCAGACAAAGGGAAACGCAATGAGTGAGGAAATGATGCGATTGGGCCGTGAGCGGCGCTATCTGGTGCTGCTGGGGCTGATCTGCCTAGCGCTGATCGGCGGTGCGCTGTACATGCAGGTAGCCCTCGGCGAGGCACCGTGCCCGCTGTGTATCTTGCAACGCTATGCGCTGTTGCTGATCGCGATCTTCGCCTTCATCGGCGCCGCCATGCGCACCCGTCGCAGCCTGACGATCTTCGAAGGCCTGGTGGTGCTCTGTGCCCTGGCGGGTGCCGGTGTGGCTGGGCATCACGTGTACACCCAGTTCTTCCCCGCAGTCAGTTGCGGCATCGACGTGTTGCAACCGATTGTCGATGACTTGCCGTTGGCGAAGATCTTCCCGCTGGGTTTCCAGGTCGATGGCTTTTGCTCCACCCCCTACCCACCGATCCTGGGCCTGTCTCTGGCGCAATGGGCACTGGTGGCCTTCGTGTTGACGGCGATTCTGGTGCCGTTGCTGGTGTCACGTAACCGCAAACCGCTTCGCTGAAACGCCTCAACGAAACGCCCTGGTTTCTCTCTTGGAGAACCGGGGCGTTTTGCGTTTCACGCTAGAACCGGAGCGTCCTTGATCCGAGGCAAGAATGACCTGCGGCAATGTGCGACACGTTGTCACATATCTTGCGGCGTTTAGCCTCTGCGAAGGTGATCAAGCGCTGTTTCCTGTAACAAAAAAACGTCTGCTTTCGCAACCCGCGCATGACCTGCAGCAGGCATTTTTAACAGCGTAGCGTCAGGCGCCGAAGGCCCCGAAAACTGGGCCCTTGCCAGACGAAAAAGCCCTTCTTAATCCTCTCGAGCTGTCTAAATCGGGCGTAGTAGACCTACGTTTTTTGGGGTTCTTGTTGAGAATTAATTTCGATAAGATGCTGGCCCGTTGCAATATCGGCAAGAGATTGTTGCCGGATCGGATAAAAATTATTTCGGGATGAGACATGGTCTACAGCGCCTCACCTCACTACAATCGCCCGCACCGATTTTCCGACCCGGCTCAGGCTTGAGCATGAGAGTGGTCGAAGGGCGCCAGCGCCCCATGCGACCCCAGGTGTCGGTGCCTCCAACTACCCGCACCAAATGGAATTGGGCTTGAACTAGGCCTTTTGACCAACGAATAAGAACTCACCGCTGGCCCAGGATGTGTCGAACAGCCGCTGACGTTCGATGGGCAGCCCTTATTCAATCCAAGAAAATGCCAACCCTTGGCAGGGTGAAGTGTTGGCGATCAAAACCCAACTGCATTGCGCAAGCTGCTTTAGAGGTCGTGAGATGAGTAAAAACAGGTACCCCCGATTACTAGGCTTGTTGCCGCTGCTCGGCACGTTGCTGCTGGGAGGCTGCAACATGACCTTGCTCGATCCCAAGGGCCAGGTCGGCCTGGATGAACGAAACCTGATCATCACCGCCACGCTGCTGATGTTGCTGGTCGTCGTGCCGGTCATCGTCATGACCTTCCTGTTCGCCTGGAAGTACCGCGCAACCAACACCAAGGCCACCTACACGCCAAAATGGTCGCATTCGACCAAGATCGAAGTGGCGGTGTGGACCATTCCGGTGCTGATCATCATTGCCTTGGGTTACATCACCTACAAGTCGACCCATGCCCTGGACCCGTATCGTCCGCTGGATTCCGACGTCAAGCCGATCACCATTGAAGTGGTCTCGATGGACTGGAAGTGGCTGTTCATCTATCCGGAACAGGGCATCGCCACCGTCAACAAGATCGTGTTCCCGGCCCATACGCCGATCAACTTCAAGGTCACCTCCGACACCGTGATGAACTCGTTCTTCATCCCGGGCCTGGGCGGCCAGATCTACGCGATGGCGGGCATGCAGACCAAGCTGCACCTGATCGCCAACCAGAACGCCGAACTCGACGGTATCTCCGCCAACTACAGCGGCGCGGGCTTTACCGGCATGAAGTTCAAAGCAATCGCCACGACCCAGGAAGATTTCGACGCCTGGGTCAACGATGTGAAGAAGGCACCTAAACAGCTTGAAAAAGCTGAATACGAAGCCCTTTCCAAACCGAGCCAGAACAACCCAGTCGAACTCTACTCGTCGGTTACGCCGAACCTGTTCCAGACCATCATCGACAAGTATGAAGGGATGAATCCGGGCAAGCCGATGCACCACGAGAAGAAAGAGAAGGAAGTGGCTCACAACATGGAAGGGATGGACATGAGCTCGCATTCAGCTGCCGGGGCAGAGGAGTAAACGATGTTAGGTAAATTAAGTTGGGAAGCGATCCCGTTCCACGAGCCGATTGTCATGGTGACCCTCGCCATCATCGCGCTCGGTGGTCTGGCATTGTTCGCCGGTATCACTTATTTCAAGAAGTGGACCTACCTGTGGACCGAGTGGCTGACGTCGGTCGACCACAAGAAAATCGGCGTGATGTACATCATCGTCGCCATGGTCATGCTGCTGCGCGGTTTCGCCGACGCCATCATGATGCGTACCCAACTGGCCATGGCCACCGAGGGTTCGCCTGGCTACCTGCCGCCTGAACACTATGACCAGATCTTCACCGCCCACGGTGTGATCATGATCATCTTCATGGCGATGCCGTTCTTCACCGGCCTGATGAACCTTGCGGTGCCGCTGCAGATCGGTGCCCGTGACGTGGCCTTCCCGTTCCTGAACTCCCTGAGCTTCTGGTTGCTGGTGTCCGGTGTGGTGCTGATCAACCTGTCCCTGGGCGTTGGCGAATTCGCCAAGACCGGCTGGGTGGCCTATCCACCGCTGTCGGGCTTGCAATACAGTCCGGGCGTGGGGATGGATTACTACATCTGGGCGCTACAGCTATCCGGGTTGGGGACAACGCTGACGGGGGTCAACTTCCTGGCCACCGTGGTGAAAATGCGTACCCCGGGCATGAAGCTGATGGACATGCCGATCTTCACCTGGACCTGCACCTGGGCCAACGTCCTGATCGTCGCTTCCTTCCCGATCCTGACCGCTACCCTGGCTCTGCTGACGCTTGACCGTTACATGGATTTCCACATTTTCACCAATGAACTGGGTGGAAATCCGATGATGTACGTGAACCTGTTCTGGGCCTGGGGTCACCCTGAGGTGTACATCCTGATCCTGCCGGCGTTCGGTATTTTCTCTGAAGTCATCTCGACTTTCTCCGGCAAGAAACTGTTCGGCCACCATTCGATGATCTACGCTTCCGGCGCGATCTCGGTACTGGGCTTCATGGTCTGGCTGCACCACTTCTTCACCATGGGTTCGGGTGCCAGCGTCAACGCCTTCTTCGGCCTGGCGACGATGCTGATTTCGATCCCGACGGGGGTGAAGCTGTTCAACTGGCTGTTCACCATCTATCAGGGCCGCCTGCGTTTCACCAGCCACGTGATGTGGAC from Pseudomonas beijingensis includes the following:
- a CDS encoding 2-hydroxyacid dehydrogenase; protein product: MKKTVLAFSRITPPMIERLRQDFDVIVPNPSNGDINAQFNEALPHVHGLIGVGRKLGREQLQNATNLQVVSSVSVGYDNYDLAYFNERGIMLTNTPDVLTESTADLAFALLMSSARRVAELDAWTKAGQWQATVGPQLFGSDVHGKTLGIVGMGNIGAAIARRGRLGFNMPILYSGNSRKTELENQLGAQFRELDQLLAEADFVCLVVPLSEKTRHLIGQRELGLMKSSAILVNISRGPVVDEPALIEALQNNRIRGAGLDVYEKEPLAESPLFQLKNAVTLPHIGSATHETREAMANLAVDNLRSALLGERPQNLVNPQAWK
- a CDS encoding disulfide bond formation protein B — its product is MSEEMMRLGRERRYLVLLGLICLALIGGALYMQVALGEAPCPLCILQRYALLLIAIFAFIGAAMRTRRSLTIFEGLVVLCALAGAGVAGHHVYTQFFPAVSCGIDVLQPIVDDLPLAKIFPLGFQVDGFCSTPYPPILGLSLAQWALVAFVLTAILVPLLVSRNRKPLR
- the cyoA gene encoding ubiquinol oxidase subunit II — protein: MSKNRYPRLLGLLPLLGTLLLGGCNMTLLDPKGQVGLDERNLIITATLLMLLVVVPVIVMTFLFAWKYRATNTKATYTPKWSHSTKIEVAVWTIPVLIIIALGYITYKSTHALDPYRPLDSDVKPITIEVVSMDWKWLFIYPEQGIATVNKIVFPAHTPINFKVTSDTVMNSFFIPGLGGQIYAMAGMQTKLHLIANQNAELDGISANYSGAGFTGMKFKAIATTQEDFDAWVNDVKKAPKQLEKAEYEALSKPSQNNPVELYSSVTPNLFQTIIDKYEGMNPGKPMHHEKKEKEVAHNMEGMDMSSHSAAGAEE
- a CDS encoding YkgJ family cysteine cluster protein produces the protein MNTTFSCVGCGKCCTGHHVPLTLDEARMWANDDGQVIVLVEAFLANGLGLPVAQREHAERRSAVVRSGNCEALVAITFAAYNPGPCHNLDADNLCRIYERRPLVCRIYPMEINPHIPLNTAAKDCPPESWETGPQLIVGGELVDQDLARLIERSRQADREEIAIKERICVSLGIHTTALKGDGFTAYLPNMAAFAAAIDQARSQPVDQEAGEWQFHLSGDDIASQVTASGASVVSEAPVNYAFISLRAA
- the hmpA gene encoding NO-inducible flavohemoprotein, which encodes MLSREERAIIRSTVPLLESGGEALITHFYRMMLSEYPQVRPLFNQAHQASGDQPRALANGVLMYARHIDQLDQLGDLVAKIVNKHVALQILPEHYPIVGACLLRAIAEVLGAEIATPEVIAAWGAAYNQLADILIGAEAGMYDKKAEAPGGWRGEREFILAAKVQESSEITSFYFEPADKGSILVAEPGQYIGMKLILDGEEVRRNYSLSALADNGQYRISVKREPGGRVSNHLHHHFEVGSRIQLFPPSGDFYLTASDKPLVLISGGVGITPTLAMLQAALQTERPVHFIHCARNGRAHAFRDWIDDLAKRHPQLKRFYCYDEDDGLSPAADKVGLLSQEQLAQWLPEQRDLDAYFLGPKGFMGAVKRHLKALGVPDRQSRYEFFGPAAALE
- the norR gene encoding nitric oxide reductase transcriptional regulator NorR codes for the protein MTATALLTSLLPLVADLSRELPEGERYRRLLGTLRALLPCDAAALLRLDGDCLVPLAVDGLSTDTLGRRFRVSEHPRFEALLANPQPTRFAADSGLPDPYDGLVEGLAEHLEVHDCMGCPLFVDERPWGLLTLDSLDPERFEPIDLSALQAFASLAAATVSAAERIERLALKAEDEHRRAEVYRQASGQQHRDMVGQSKAHKRLVEEITLVGGSDLTVLITGETGVGKELVAQAIHAASKRVGQPLISLNCAALPDTLVESELFGHVRGAFTGATNDRRGKFELADGGTLFLDEVGELSLTVQAKLLRVLQSGQLQRLGSDKEHRVDVRLIAATNRDLADEVRNGHYRADFYHRLSVYPLQVPALRERGRDVLLLSGFFLEQNRSRMGLGSLRLTSDAQAALLAYDWPGNVRELEHLIGRSALKALGRCPTRPKILSLSAQDLDLPQAPVDNPAPSSTGPAPALSGVTGDLREAVDQFQRNLIAACLERHQHNWASAARELGLDRANLGRMARRLGLK
- a CDS encoding chemotaxis protein CheV; the protein is MSSNKARADSLSLLLFTLRSGKLMAINLLKVSEIIPCPPLTKLPESHPHVKGIATLRGTSLSVIDLSRAIGERPLEDPDGGCLIVTDVSRSKQGLHVQAVSKIVHCLTTDIKPPPYGSGGVRAFITGVTSVDGTLVQVLDIEKVIHGIAPAQIETAPTELSMEDAEVLGNARILVVDDSQVALQQSVHTLRNLGLQCHTARSAKEAIDCLLELQGTAQEINLIVSDIEMSEMDGYALTRTLRETPDFAHLYVLLHTSLDSAMNSEKARLAGANGVLTKFSSPELTKCLITAAKAVAEQGR
- the cyoB gene encoding cytochrome o ubiquinol oxidase subunit I, producing MLGKLSWEAIPFHEPIVMVTLAIIALGGLALFAGITYFKKWTYLWTEWLTSVDHKKIGVMYIIVAMVMLLRGFADAIMMRTQLAMATEGSPGYLPPEHYDQIFTAHGVIMIIFMAMPFFTGLMNLAVPLQIGARDVAFPFLNSLSFWLLVSGVVLINLSLGVGEFAKTGWVAYPPLSGLQYSPGVGMDYYIWALQLSGLGTTLTGVNFLATVVKMRTPGMKLMDMPIFTWTCTWANVLIVASFPILTATLALLTLDRYMDFHIFTNELGGNPMMYVNLFWAWGHPEVYILILPAFGIFSEVISTFSGKKLFGHHSMIYASGAISVLGFMVWLHHFFTMGSGASVNAFFGLATMLISIPTGVKLFNWLFTIYQGRLRFTSHVMWTLGFMVTFAIGGMTGVLLAIPGADFVLHNSLFVIAHFHNVIIGGAVFGYIAGFAFYFPKAFGFKLHEGWGKAAFWFWITGFFVAFMPLYVLGFMGMTRRLNTTTNPEWVPYLYVAMFGAVMIAVGIACQLIQLYVSVRDRNKPENMCEHGDPWNAHTLEWSTSSPPPFYNFAVLPKADVIDPFTEAKENGTAYPVPAKYEPIHMPNNTATGVVMGALLTVFGFAMIWHIWWLAIASLVGTVVYFTIHAARDDQGYMVPVDVIERIEAEQHKRLVAAGKVPATATRVETSLEQA